Proteins found in one Cervus canadensis isolate Bull #8, Minnesota chromosome 24, ASM1932006v1, whole genome shotgun sequence genomic segment:
- the TMEM200B gene encoding transmembrane protein 200B — translation MTAGSPGDCGEVRRSPEGRVSRLGRRLGRRRRARSPPEPLRVRARLRLRSPSGAFAALGALVVLVGMGIAVAGYWPHRAGVPGPRAANASAPPLSELRREGRGAGRAHGPHERLRLLGPVVMGVGLFVFICANTLLYENRDLETRRLRQGVLRAQALRPPDGPGWDCALLPSPGPRTPRAVGCVEPESWDLSPRRGTSPVPSVRSLRSEPANPRLGLPALLNSYPLKGSGLHPPWGPRPQAGHVIITVQPSGSCIEHSKSLDLGLGELLLGAPAARDCAHRSWPRLDRLSLGGYAKLGAGGDLGARV, via the coding sequence ATGACGGCCGGGAGCCCCGGAGACTGCGGGGAGGTGCGGAGGAGCCCCGAGGGCCGCGTCTCGCGCCTGGGCCGCCGCCTGGGCCGCCGCCGGCGCGCGCGCTCCCCTCCTGAGCCCCTGCGGGTGCGGGCGCGGCTGCGGCTGCGCTCGCCGTCGGGGGCGTTCGCGGCTCTGGGGGCGCTCGTGGTCCTGGTGGGCATGGGCATCGCGGTGGCCGGCTACTGGCCGCACCGCGCCGGAGTCCCGGGACCCCGGGCTGCGAACGCCAGCGCGCCTCCTCTGAGCGAGCTGCGGCGCGAGGGTCGCGGCGCCGGCCGAGCTCACGGCCCGCACGAGCGGCTGAGACTCCTTGGGCCGGTGGTCATGGGCGTTGGCCTGTTCGTGTTCATCTGCGCCAACACGCTGCTCTACGAGAACCGCGACCTGGAGACGCGACGGCTTCGCCAGGGGGTGCTGCGGGCTCAGGCGCTGCGGCCCCCGGACGGCCCGGGGTGGGACTGCGCGcttctccccagcccaggccccaggACTCCCCGAGCCGTAGGCTGCGTGGAACCAGAAAGCTGGGACCTGTCCCCGCGTCGGGGTACCTCACCCGTCCCGTCAGTGCGGAGTCTGCGTTCAGAGCCAGCTAATCCTCGCTTGGGGTTACCTGCCCTGCTTAACAGTTACCCGCTGAAGGGCTCAGGACTGCACCCACCCTGGGGTCCGCGGCCCCAGGCCGGCCATGTGATCATCACCGTGCAGCCCTCTGGCTCCTGCATCGAACATTCCAAGTCTTTGGATCTGGGCCTTGGAGAGCTCCTGCTGGGGGCCCCAGCGGCTCGGGACTGTGCTCACCGAAGTTGGCCACGGCTGGACCGCCTCAGTTTGGGGGGTTATGCCAAGTTGGGAGCAGGAGGGGACTTGGGAGCCCGGGTCTGA